Below is a window of Pseudoalteromonas undina DNA.
TTTATTAATGTATTTGATGAGCAAGCTAAAAAGCTTAAAAACGCAAAATGGTTAGGCCAAGGTACAATTTACCCTGACGTAATCGAATCAGCGGCCTCAGCGACTGGTAAAGCACACGTAATTAAATCGCACCATAATGTGGGCGGCTTACCAGATGATATGCAAATGGGCTTAGTAGAGCCATTACGTGAGTTATTTAAAGATGAAGTACGTAAAATTGGTTTAGAGCTAGGTTTACCGTACGACATGCTTTACCGTCACCCATTCCCAGGGCCAGGTTTAGGTGTGCGTGTACTTGGCGAAATCAAAAAAGAGTACTGTGATTTACTTCGCCGCGCTGATGCTATTTTCATTGAAGAGCTTCACAAAGCAGAGCTTTACCATAAAGTAAGCCAAGCGTTTACTGTATTCTTACCGGTTAAGTCGGTAGGGGTTATGGGTGATGCACGTAAGTATGATTGGGTTGTTTCACTTCGTTGTGTAGAAACCATTGACTTTATGACTGCGCGTTGGTCACATTTACCGTATGAGTTCTTAGGTGTGGTTTCAAACCGTATCATTAACGAAATCGATGGTATCTCACGTGTTGTTTATGATATTTCAGGTAAACCACCTGCAACTATCGAGTGGGAATAATCCTCCCGTTACTGTAATTTCGTAATAACTAACGGCGAATTAGCATGCTAATTCGCCGTTTTGTTTATTTAAAAAGCAAACAAACCAAAAAGTTGATTTTTTACTTTACCTTTGTCAAAAGGTCTTTATAATTCATCGTCATTGCAGGGGCGTAGTTCCAATTGGTAGAACAGCGGTCTCCAAAACCGACGGTTGGGAGTTCGAATCTCTCCGCCCCTGCCATTTCTTCTTTACATCGTTTTGATTACTTCCTATATTATTCATCTTACTAATCCATCGAGTTGTTATGCATTCACGTTACGCATCTGTTTTTGGTATAGAAAAGCTTGAACTTAATCAACACTTTCGCCCAGCTCAAGCTGAGTTGTCAGCGACTTCATCGTTAATACTCTGTGATACATTAAAAGATGATATTGAGCGTGCCTTTGCGCCTGTAACAATAAACTCAATTGTTAAATCATCAACCATTGAGTTTAGTGAGCAACAATTAGGCCTGCCTGATTCTAACCTAACCTGTGCGCAAAAACGTGCGTTATGGGCTTTAATGAGTGAACACCTTGATACACTTTAAGTCGGTTACCGATGAGAATATCAATGAGCTGATGGCCATTGAAAATGCCTGTCATACACACCCTTGGACGTTAAAAACAATGCAGTCGTGTTTGCAGGGGCGCTATTTTAATTTAGCTGCGTTCAAAGACGAGCAAATGATAGGCTTTTACATTGGTGAAAAAGCAGGGCCCGATTTTACCTTAATGGATATTTGTGTCGCCCCGAGCTTTCAGGGACAAGGATTTGCTAAGCAGTTATTAACGCAGTTTATAGCGTACGGCGAGCAACACAGTGCCGAAAACTTATTTTTAGAAGTGAGAGAGTCTAATACGCGGGCGATTGCTTTGTATGAGCGTGCGGGCTTTATTGAAATGTCAGTACGTAAAAATTATTACCCCAGCGATGCGCCAAATAAAAACGGCTTTGAAGATGCGATTTTAATGGGCATGGCACTGGGTTTAAATTTTTAATGATTACTTATTAGCGATGGCTTGTTCTATTGCTGTAATGAGTTCTAAAACGCGTTTTTCTCTTTGAGTCATATCATTGCCTTTTAAACTTTGCTCAAGCGCTGAGGCGCTTTGGTAAATTTCATCAAAGTTAAAACAACCAGCGCTGCCTTTAATACTATGGGCAAGGGCGCGTAATGTCTCACAGTCACGGCTGTTATATAGTGCTTTTATCTGTTGTAAATAATCAGGTAAACTTGCTAAATAATTAGCATTTATTTGCTGAAACTTTTCACTCTTCAATAAGCTATCCCACTTGTTTTGGTTATCACGTTCAAGGTGTAAATAGCTGACTAATACATTTTCTAGTGCGTCTTTATCAATGGGTTTACCCAGCGCTTTATCACAGCCTGCTTCAAGGTAAGTATCAATATCATGATTCATCACATTCGCGGTCAGAGCGATAATTGGGCCATCATAGGCCGCATCTCTGAGCATTTTAGTTGCTTCTAACCCACCCATAACCGGCATTTGCATATCCATGATTATAAGCTGGTAGTCGTTTACCAACGCCATTTCTACAGCTTGTGCACCATTGTTGGCTATATCGGGCTCTAATCCCCATGTTTGTAATAGCAATTTAATCAGTAACTGATTATCGGGGTTATCTTCTGCTACCAAAATATGTGCATCAAAGCTGTTGCTTGCAAAAGATAGCTGCGGATCCTTTTCTGGTGTTAGTTGAGAATGCTCGGTTAATAATAAATTGCCGCCAAGGCTATTATGCAAATGGCAATCTATATCGATGGTAAAGCAACTACCCACACCCACCTCACTGGTTACACTTACATCACCACCTAGTAACTGAGCTAAGTTTTTTGAAATACACAGCCCTAATCCCGTACCACCAAACCGACGTGTCGTTGTAGCATCGGCTTGCTCAAATGGCGTAAATAATCGTTTTATTTGGTTTGACGACATACCAATGCCAGTATCTTCTATAACAAAGGTAAGCGTTTTTGGTGCTTGGTATTTAGCGGTTATTGTAACCTGACCTTGCTCAGTGAATTTAACCGCATTACTGGCAATATTAATCAGTATTTGTTTTAAGCGAGTAATATCACTATTAATGGTATGCGGTAGCGGAAGTGCATAATTAATTGTAAATGACAGCTGCTTCTCTTGTGCTAGAGGTTTAATGATTGATTCAACATCATGAATAAGTTGTACAACATTTAACGGCGTTTGCTCAACCGCGAGTTTTTCGGCTTCAATTTTTGAAAGATCGAGAATGTTATTAATAAGCTCTAACAAATGTTTTGAGTTACGTAGAATAGTGCCTAAATGATGTTTGTCATTGGTTGGTTTTTCGCTATGCAGTAGTTGCTCTGTAAATCCCATAATGGCTGTAAGCGGAGTGCGAATTTCATGACTCATATTGGCTAAAAAGCGGCTTTTAAGCTGGTTTGCTTGTTCTGCTTGGGCGATGGCGGTTTCAAGCTTACTGTTCATCGACTCAAGCGCCTTAGTCCGACTTTCTACTTTGTCTTCTAAGTGATGCTTATATTCTTCTAGTTGCTGTTGATAATGCTTAATTTGGTTAATCATGTGATTAAAGTCGTTAAACAGTATTCCTACTTCATCCGTAGTATATGCAGGGAGTGTAACAGAGAGGTCGCCATCACCAACGCGATGACTTGCTTCACCTAATAATTCTATTGGGTTAAGCAGTAAATTACGCACCACAATAAAAATTAAGATTGGTAGGGTGATCACAGAAATAATTACAATTAGCCCAGTGATCACACTAATTGCTTTGCCTGACTGATACAATACTGCTTTTGGAATGGTCGACACATAATAGTAGCCGCCACTCATTTGGGCTGCAAAAATCAGTCGCTCTATTTTATCCACACTTGAAAGTTCAATGGTTGATAAGCTGCCTATATCCGCTAAATCGTTAATTTTATTTAGTTCATACTCGCTGACATAGTGGCCACGCATTTTATAATCGGAGCTAAATAAAATTTTACCATCGTTGGCCAGTAACAAATTTAAGGTGTTGTTATAAGGCGCTTCTAAAATGCTGGTGTTTAAAATAGAAGGGTCGACTTTAAGAATAATAAAGCCTAATTGTTGTGGGCGTTTTAAATAATAGTCGACGCTATATATGCGCTGCACAAAGTATAAGTTAGTGGTGCCATCTTCTTTTTGCACCATAAACTGCTGCTGGCTTAAATTACTTTGTTTAACTTGATCAAAAAATGGGTAGGATTTGGGCGCTACGGTTAAATTACTGGAATAATAGGCGTCACTTTTACCTGTATTTGAGACTAAGTTAATACTAATAATGTCAGGGTAGGCTTCACTGTAACTGGCAAATACGTCCATTAACGCGCCAAGGCGATAGGTATAGCTGGCGTCTTCAAATAAATTTTTAGCTAAAAAGTCACTTAGTACCGGTGAAGCAGAGAGTAACTTAGCCGTTGCATGAAAAGAATCGATATAGTTGAATACTTTTTGCTGTTGTTGTTCTACAAAGCGACTCATGATCAAGTCGGCCTGCTTTTGCGTAGAGTTGGTCACATTAGTGAGCGTAAAGCCCCCTAAAAATAACAATGGCAGTATAACCAGTGGAGTTATATACCATAATAATCGAATACTTAGCTTACTGGTTTTCATTACCCAACATCAAATCCTCCATGTAATCGACCAATAATATGATTTACAGCCCTATTACTCAAGCTTGGTGTTAAGTTAGTGGGCAATTTATAGCGTTATTGTTAATAATCGCTGAAAACACCAAACTTAAAAAAGATCCGTTAATAACCAACCATTGATTGTTTATAAAGCCAAGATCAGCGAAAATAGTCTTTAATTACGATTAACTTAACGGATAGCGTCACAAGAGCTAATTTGGGTTCTTGTTGGGGTATGTTGAGCTTTAGAGGTTAGCTTATTTTTAGCCTTGAAAGCTCAGCATACTAAAATACAAATACATCCGTATATCAACTAAAAGAACCTTTTTAATGGCAGACCAAAATCTCCTTAGCGAAATTAATAAACGCCGTACCTTTGCGATCATCTCGCATCCGGATGCGGGTAAAACCACTATCACTGAAAAAGTATTGTTGTTCGGACAAGCAATTCAAAAAGCTGGAACGGTAAAAGGCCGTGGCTCTAATCAGCATGCTAAGTCTGATTGGATGGAAATGGAAAAAGAGCGTGGTATATCTGTTACTACCTCTGTAATGCAATTTCCTTATAACAATGCGTTAGTTAATTTACTTGATACCCCAGGACACGAAGACTTCTCTGAAGATACATACCGAACTTTAACCGCGGTAGATTCGTGTTTAATGGTAATTGATGCTGCTAAAGGTGTAGAAGAGCGTACCCGTAAGCTAATGGAAGTAACACGCCTGCGTACCACGCCTATTGTTACCTTTATGAATAAATGTGACCGTGATATTCGTGACCCAATGGAACTACTTGACGAAGTAGAAACAGAGCTAAATATTGCCTGTGCACCTGTTACTTGGCCAATTGGCTGTGGTAAAGAGTTTAAAGGTGTTTATCATATCCATAACGAAGAGACCATCTTATATAAAACAGGTCAAGGTCACACTATTCAAGAAGTACGCAGTATTAAAGGGCTCGATAACCCTGAGCTTGACCAAGCCATTGGTGATGAACTTGCAGCGCAGTTACGCGATGAACTAGAGCTAGTTATTGGTGCATCACACGAATTTGATTTAGATCTATTCTTAGCGGGTGAGTTATCGCCTGTGTATTTTGGTACCGCACTTGGTAACTTTGGTGTAGATCATGTCTTAGATGGGTTAACTCAGTGGGCGCCAACCCCATTACCACGTGAGACAGAAGACCGCCAAGTTGTAGCCACAGAAGAAAACTTCACTGGATTTGTATTTAAAATTCAGGCCAACATGGATCCAAAACACCGTGACCGTATTGCTTTTATGCGTATTGTGTCGGGTAAATATAGCCAAGGCATGAAAATGAATCATGTGCGTATCGGTAAACAAGTCAGTATTTCTGATGCGGTAACCTTTATGGCGGGCGATCGTGAGCGTGCGGCTGATGCTTACGCTGGTGATATTATTGGTTTACATAACCACGGTACGATTCAAATTGGTGATACCTTTACCCAAGGCGAAAAAATTAAGTTTAGCGGTATTCCAAACTTTGCCCCTGAATTGTTCCGCCGTATTCGTCTGCGCGATCCATTAAAACAAAAACAGTTATTAAAAGGATTGGTACAGCTTTCAGAAGAGGGCGCAGTACAAGTATTCAGACCATTAATTAATAATGACTTAATTGTAGGTGCGGTAGGTGTGTTGCAGTTTGACGTGGTTGTAGCGCGTTTAAAAGCTGAATATAACGTTGATGCAATTTACGAAAGCGTTAATGTAAATACAGCCCGCTGGGTTAGCTGTGATGATGTTAAAAAGTTTGAAGAGTTTAAGCGTAAGTGCGAAAGCAACTTAGCACTCGATGGTGGCGATAATTTAACTTATATCGCACCGAGTCGTGTAAATCTTAACTTGTCGACTGAGCGTTACCCTGAAGTGACATTTAACCACACGCGTGAGAACTAACACTTAGCCACTAGAATTAACACAAAGCCTGCTTTGGCGGGCTTATAAAGGTAAATAATATAATGAATATTCGTACTATTTTAGTAGAAAAAGCCATTGCCGCTATGACCGCTGCAGGCTTGCCAGAAGATACTAACCCAGCGGTTACGCAAAGCACACGTCCACAGTTTGGTGATTACCAAATTAATGGCGCGATGGGCGCAGCTAAAAAAATGAAAAGTAATCCGCGTGAATTGGCGCAAAAAATTATTGATCAGTTAGATGTAAGCGACATTGCCGAAAAAACGGAAATTGCTGGCCCTGGTTTTATTAATATTCACTTAAAGCCAGAGTTTTTAGCACAAAGCGTACAAGCCGCTAATAACCACGCAAAACTTGCAGTAAATGAGCACGCCAAACCACAAAAAGTAGTGGTTGATTACTCATCGCCGAACCTTGCAAAAGAAATGCACGTAGGTCATTTACGCTCAACTATTATTGGTGATGCGGTAGTACGCGCACTTGAATTTAGAGGCGATACCGTTGTTCGTCAAAATCACATGGGTGATTGGGGCACACAGTTTGGTATGTTGATTGCGCATTTAGAAGATCAAATTAACCAAGGTGTTGACTTAGATACTGTTGCGCTTGCTGACTTAGAAACTTTTTACCGCGATGCTAAAAAGCGTTTTGATGACGAAGAAGGTTTTGCCGATAAAGCACGTAACTACGTAGTTAAACTGCAAAGTGGCGACGCTCACTGTGAAAAACTGTGGAAGCTATTTATTGCCACTTCAGTGAAACACTCAGAGGAAGTATATAAGCGTTTAAACGTAACCCTTACGCCTGCCGATATTATGGCTGAAAGTGCTTATAACAGTGAACTTAACGATATTATTAGCCTGTTAAAAGATAAAAATATTGCAGTAGAGTCGCAAGGCGCACAGGTGGTATTTTTAGATGAGCTGGCAAATAAAGACGGTGAGCCTTCAGCGTTTATCGTGCAAAAATCAGGTGGCGGCTTCTTATATGCAACCACAGATTTAGCCGCGTGTGATTACCGTTCAAACAAACTAGGCGCTGAGCGTATTTTAATATTTGTTGATGCGCGCCAAAGTCTGCACTTTAATCAAGTGGAACTTACTGCGCGTAAAGCTGGTTTGTTACGTGATGAAACCAGTTACGAGTTTTGCCCATTTGGCACCATGATGGGCGCTGATGGTAAACCATTTAAAACCCGTACAGGCGGTACGGTAAAATTAGCTGATTTACTTGAAGAGTCAATTACTCGCGCAGCAGCTAAACTCGCTGAGCGTGAATCAGATTTATCTGACGAAGATCGTAGTGAAATTGCCCGTAAAGTAGGTATTGGCGCGGTTAAATACGCTGACCTTTCTAAACACCGTACCAGCGATTACATATTCAACTGGGACAGCATGCTAAGTTTTGAAGGTGCAACAGCCCCTTACTTACAATATGCGTATACGCGTGTTCGCAGTATTTTCCGTAAGTCAGGTGTTGATGCTGCAAGCTTAAAGGCTGATGTGAGCATTATTGAGCCGCAAGAGAAAACGCTCGCGCTTAAATTATTGCAGTTAGAAGAAGTTCTTGATCTGATGATCAATGAAGCCACACCGCACGTATTATGTGGTTACTTATACGAACTAGCTAGCCTATATATGACATTCTACGAAGCTTGCCCAGTACTTAAAGAGGGCGTAGAGCCAAGTGTTCGTGATAGCCGTTTAGTATTGTGTAATTTAGTGGCAGATACGCTGAAAACAGGGTTAGATCTACTAGGTATCGAAGTCATGGAGCAAATGTAATCACCGTCGTATTTTAATCTAATACTGCGTTGTCCACTCGACTGACCCTAATCACATACAACTACGTATGCTCATAGGGATAAGTCGAGTGTCCGCCTTATCTTAGACTAAACTACTTAGGTGAACGTCTGCTGCGTGTAGTTCGCTTTAGCTGCGTTGGTAAAATTATTTAGCCTAAGTCACATACAAAAGTAACAAGGTACTAGGAAGAAATAGGCTTTAGGCACTAGGAAAAGTGTGACACGTATTACAGAGCGCTTATAAACTTTTGACGAACCTAGAACCTAGAACCTAGAACCTAGAACCTAGAACCTAGAACCTAGAACCTAGAACCTAGAACGAACCTAAGAACCTAGAACCTAGAACCTAGAACCTAGAACCTAGAACCTAGAACCTAGAACCTAGAACCTAGAACCTAGAACCTAGAACCTAGAACCTAGAACCTAGAACCTAGAACCTAGAACCTAGAGGGAATTTTATGAAACTCGAAGATATTCGTCGTGAATACCTGCAAGATGCGCTTAGTGAAGACAACTTGCTTGATGATCCGTTTAAGCAGTTTGAAACTTGGCTAGAGCATGCTGTTGGTAGTAACTTGCCTGATCCTACAGCTATGGTGGTCGCTACGGTCGATGAAACCGGTCAGCCTTCACAGCGTATTGTATTGTTAAAACATTTAGATGATAACGGGTTTGTATTTTTTACTAATACCGGCTCACGTAAAGCGCAAGAACTAAGAAGCAATAACAAAATATCGCTGCACTTTCCGTGGCACCACATGGAGCGCCAAGTGATTGTATACGGCGAGGCAAAACCATTACCTACATCGGCAGTCGCTAAATACTTTTTATCTCGCCCTAAAGAAAGTCAATTAGCCGCATGGGCGTCGCAACAAAGCCGTCCAGTTTCATCGCGCAAGGTGCTAATGGAGACCTTTGCCAACATGAAAAACAAATTCGCTAAAGGCGAAATTCCGCTCCCTGATTTTTGGGGCGGGTATTGTGTTGTGCCGCAAAAAATCGAGTTTTGGCAAGGCGGAGCGCATCGCCTGCATGATCGCTTTATGTATCAGCGTCAAGCCGACAATAGCTGGCAAATAACCCGCTTAAACCCTTAGTTGGCTGCTAGCTTTGCAATTTATAGACTCGCACTGTCATCTCGATTTTAGTGAGTTTGATACAAATCGCGAATCGCTTATTAATGCCTGTGTAGCAAAGGGCATTAATCAATTTATTGTGCCAGGTATTAGCTTGGCGCAATCTCAAAAATTACTCGAGTTTAAAGCAACCTACCCACAAATTAGAATAGCTGCAGGGCTACATCCTTACTTTTTAGCGCAACATCAGCAATCGCATTTAGAATCACTGTATAACTTTGCTAAAACAAACAAAACTCAGCTAGTGGCTATTGGGGAATGCGGGCTAGATCGCAGTATCGAAAATCTTGAAAAACAAACCTTTCTGTTTGAGCAACAAATAGCGCTTGCTAATGAGCTTGAGTTACCGCTGATTGTGCATCACAGACAAAGCCATGATTTAATAGCGCAATCGTTTAAGCGTTGTAAGCCTAAGAATGGCGGTGTGATCCATGCTTTTTCAGGCTCAATACAACAAGCACAGTACTACATAAAAATGGGCTTTAAGCTTGGAGTGGGTGGGGTTATCACCTATGAGCGGGCTGCTAAAACTCGTGCGGTTGTAGCAAAGCTTGAGTCACAGCATTTAGTGCTTGAGACTGATTCACCTTCAATGCCGCTAAATGGTTATCAGGGAGAAATAAATACCCCATTGCATATTCCTAACGTGTTTGATGCGCTCTATGCTTTAAAGCCAAATAGCGATAAATATCGATTAGCTGAGCAGCTTTATGATTCGTGCTCTGACGTTTTTTGTATATAACGATTTACTTGCCAGCGTTTTAACCCTCGGCCTAATTGCCAAGTAAAAATACAAGCAATCACTAGCATAAGTAATACTTGGCGGCCTAAATCGTGAAAATGGTTATGGCTTGAAGATACCGCAGCACGCGTTAAATAGGTAATAGATACAAAGCCAATAGGGCGATTGTCGTCAGAAATAACTTGTTCAACAAACGGTGTTTTTAATTTACTAATGCCTGGTGATGAGTCTGGTAATAAACCATATACATGATGTGATTGCCAGTTATCGCTGCTTGCAAGCACTACACCTTGTTTATCATAAATGGTGGCTGAAAGAACAAACTCATCTTTACTGATATTGTTGCATAAGGTGGTGAGCTGCGATTTGTTTTTTTCTATTAGCGGTTTTTTGGCATTCAGTGCCATAAACTGAGTGAGTGACTTGGCTGCACTATTGGCACTATCGTAAAGTAGTTGATGGCTTTGGTGGCTACTGTTTATTCCTACCCAGCTTAATAATACAAAGCAACCCGCGGCCAATAACAAACGAATTAAACGCTTTTTTTGCGAGGCTGTAAGTGGATTTTTAAGATGGTTATTTTTCATAGTCACCGTATATGCTGCTGACAGCATTTTGATTTGATGTTACAACTACACTATAACCCTAAATCCCCCCTGATGGCGAATTTTGTATCTCATATCCTTATTATCAATGAGCTAAATGTCAGGAAATATAAACGGAGATCCCATGTCGAACGCGAACATGGCACAGCAAAGCGCTGAGCTATTATCATCATCACTTATTCTTAATAAATGGTTTAGCTACCAACAAGGTGTTTTTACACCACTAAATACAACACCAAACAGAAACCAAGGGTTATTTAGTATTGCCTTTGGCCGTGATTTTAATATTCAGCATATCAATAGCATTATTGAGTTTTTTGCGTCTCACCAGCAAAAAGTAACGGCTATTTGTCAATATCAGCCAGATTTAGGGTTATCTCCGGCATTATGTTTTTATATAGAAAATGCAGAGCGCGCAATAAACCCACTTGAACTTCAAACTTTTGCAAATACCTTGGCGTGTCAGTTAGTGCAAGTAACTAGCCCCCCAGATTTACAAAAACCAGGATTATTGGTAATGGATATGGATTCAACGGCCATTACTATTGAGTGTATTGATGAAATTGCACGCTTAGCGAATGTATACGACGAGGTTGCCAACGTAACCGCGCAGGCAATGGCAGGTAAGCTTGATTTTAGCGAAAGCTTACACCAGCGTGTTGCCAAGCTCGAAGGCATTGAAAAGAGCTTAATTGATGAGCTTAAAAGTGCACTGCCTTTAATGCCAGGTATTAAAGCGTTATGCCAAATTTTAAAACACCACGATTGGTATTTAGCGATTGCATCGGGCGGCTTTGTGCCGTTTGCTGAGCGAGTGCAGGAGCTGATTAATTTAGATGAAGTGCATGCTAATGTGCTGGAATTTAAAGACAATAAACTAACTGGTAAAGTGTTAGGTGGGATTGTTGATGCTGAGCAAAAAGCGGTTGTTTTAAACGCGCTACAACAAAAGCTGGGGCTTGAAAAATGCCAAACAGTTGCCATAGGCGATGGTGCAAACGATTTAAAAATGATGGCTCAAGCTGGCTTAGGCGTTGCTGTACATGGT
It encodes the following:
- the rimI gene encoding ribosomal protein S18-alanine N-acetyltransferase yields the protein MIHFKSVTDENINELMAIENACHTHPWTLKTMQSCLQGRYFNLAAFKDEQMIGFYIGEKAGPDFTLMDICVAPSFQGQGFAKQLLTQFIAYGEQHSAENLFLEVRESNTRAIALYERAGFIEMSVRKNYYPSDAPNKNGFEDAILMGMALGLNF
- a CDS encoding ATP-binding protein, which produces MKTSKLSIRLLWYITPLVILPLLFLGGFTLTNVTNSTQKQADLIMSRFVEQQQQKVFNYIDSFHATAKLLSASPVLSDFLAKNLFEDASYTYRLGALMDVFASYSEAYPDIISINLVSNTGKSDAYYSSNLTVAPKSYPFFDQVKQSNLSQQQFMVQKEDGTTNLYFVQRIYSVDYYLKRPQQLGFIILKVDPSILNTSILEAPYNNTLNLLLANDGKILFSSDYKMRGHYVSEYELNKINDLADIGSLSTIELSSVDKIERLIFAAQMSGGYYYVSTIPKAVLYQSGKAISVITGLIVIISVITLPILIFIVVRNLLLNPIELLGEASHRVGDGDLSVTLPAYTTDEVGILFNDFNHMINQIKHYQQQLEEYKHHLEDKVESRTKALESMNSKLETAIAQAEQANQLKSRFLANMSHEIRTPLTAIMGFTEQLLHSEKPTNDKHHLGTILRNSKHLLELINNILDLSKIEAEKLAVEQTPLNVVQLIHDVESIIKPLAQEKQLSFTINYALPLPHTINSDITRLKQILINIASNAVKFTEQGQVTITAKYQAPKTLTFVIEDTGIGMSSNQIKRLFTPFEQADATTTRRFGGTGLGLCISKNLAQLLGGDVSVTSEVGVGSCFTIDIDCHLHNSLGGNLLLTEHSQLTPEKDPQLSFASNSFDAHILVAEDNPDNQLLIKLLLQTWGLEPDIANNGAQAVEMALVNDYQLIIMDMQMPVMGGLEATKMLRDAAYDGPIIALTANVMNHDIDTYLEAGCDKALGKPIDKDALENVLVSYLHLERDNQNKWDSLLKSEKFQQINANYLASLPDYLQQIKALYNSRDCETLRALAHSIKGSAGCFNFDEIYQSASALEQSLKGNDMTQREKRVLELITAIEQAIANK
- the prfC gene encoding peptide chain release factor 3; the protein is MADQNLLSEINKRRTFAIISHPDAGKTTITEKVLLFGQAIQKAGTVKGRGSNQHAKSDWMEMEKERGISVTTSVMQFPYNNALVNLLDTPGHEDFSEDTYRTLTAVDSCLMVIDAAKGVEERTRKLMEVTRLRTTPIVTFMNKCDRDIRDPMELLDEVETELNIACAPVTWPIGCGKEFKGVYHIHNEETILYKTGQGHTIQEVRSIKGLDNPELDQAIGDELAAQLRDELELVIGASHEFDLDLFLAGELSPVYFGTALGNFGVDHVLDGLTQWAPTPLPRETEDRQVVATEENFTGFVFKIQANMDPKHRDRIAFMRIVSGKYSQGMKMNHVRIGKQVSISDAVTFMAGDRERAADAYAGDIIGLHNHGTIQIGDTFTQGEKIKFSGIPNFAPELFRRIRLRDPLKQKQLLKGLVQLSEEGAVQVFRPLINNDLIVGAVGVLQFDVVVARLKAEYNVDAIYESVNVNTARWVSCDDVKKFEEFKRKCESNLALDGGDNLTYIAPSRVNLNLSTERYPEVTFNHTREN
- the argS gene encoding arginine--tRNA ligase — protein: MNIRTILVEKAIAAMTAAGLPEDTNPAVTQSTRPQFGDYQINGAMGAAKKMKSNPRELAQKIIDQLDVSDIAEKTEIAGPGFINIHLKPEFLAQSVQAANNHAKLAVNEHAKPQKVVVDYSSPNLAKEMHVGHLRSTIIGDAVVRALEFRGDTVVRQNHMGDWGTQFGMLIAHLEDQINQGVDLDTVALADLETFYRDAKKRFDDEEGFADKARNYVVKLQSGDAHCEKLWKLFIATSVKHSEEVYKRLNVTLTPADIMAESAYNSELNDIISLLKDKNIAVESQGAQVVFLDELANKDGEPSAFIVQKSGGGFLYATTDLAACDYRSNKLGAERILIFVDARQSLHFNQVELTARKAGLLRDETSYEFCPFGTMMGADGKPFKTRTGGTVKLADLLEESITRAAAKLAERESDLSDEDRSEIARKVGIGAVKYADLSKHRTSDYIFNWDSMLSFEGATAPYLQYAYTRVRSIFRKSGVDAASLKADVSIIEPQEKTLALKLLQLEEVLDLMINEATPHVLCGYLYELASLYMTFYEACPVLKEGVEPSVRDSRLVLCNLVADTLKTGLDLLGIEVMEQM
- the pdxH gene encoding pyridoxamine 5'-phosphate oxidase codes for the protein MKLEDIRREYLQDALSEDNLLDDPFKQFETWLEHAVGSNLPDPTAMVVATVDETGQPSQRIVLLKHLDDNGFVFFTNTGSRKAQELRSNNKISLHFPWHHMERQVIVYGEAKPLPTSAVAKYFLSRPKESQLAAWASQQSRPVSSRKVLMETFANMKNKFAKGEIPLPDFWGGYCVVPQKIEFWQGGAHRLHDRFMYQRQADNSWQITRLNP
- a CDS encoding TatD family hydrolase, whose translation is MQFIDSHCHLDFSEFDTNRESLINACVAKGINQFIVPGISLAQSQKLLEFKATYPQIRIAAGLHPYFLAQHQQSHLESLYNFAKTNKTQLVAIGECGLDRSIENLEKQTFLFEQQIALANELELPLIVHHRQSHDLIAQSFKRCKPKNGGVIHAFSGSIQQAQYYIKMGFKLGVGGVITYERAAKTRAVVAKLESQHLVLETDSPSMPLNGYQGEINTPLHIPNVFDALYALKPNSDKYRLAEQLYDSCSDVFCI
- a CDS encoding AhpA/YtjB family protein; the encoded protein is MKNNHLKNPLTASQKKRLIRLLLAAGCFVLLSWVGINSSHQSHQLLYDSANSAAKSLTQFMALNAKKPLIEKNKSQLTTLCNNISKDEFVLSATIYDKQGVVLASSDNWQSHHVYGLLPDSSPGISKLKTPFVEQVISDDNRPIGFVSITYLTRAAVSSSHNHFHDLGRQVLLMLVIACIFTWQLGRGLKRWQVNRYIQKTSEHES
- the serB gene encoding phosphoserine phosphatase SerB, producing MSNANMAQQSAELLSSSLILNKWFSYQQGVFTPLNTTPNRNQGLFSIAFGRDFNIQHINSIIEFFASHQQKVTAICQYQPDLGLSPALCFYIENAERAINPLELQTFANTLACQLVQVTSPPDLQKPGLLVMDMDSTAITIECIDEIARLANVYDEVANVTAQAMAGKLDFSESLHQRVAKLEGIEKSLIDELKSALPLMPGIKALCQILKHHDWYLAIASGGFVPFAERVQELINLDEVHANVLEFKDNKLTGKVLGGIVDAEQKAVVLNALQQKLGLEKCQTVAIGDGANDLKMMAQAGLGVAVHGKPKVVEQAQAAICQGSLLQLLYMLAVPLNPSQV